A region of Chelonia mydas isolate rCheMyd1 chromosome 7, rCheMyd1.pri.v2, whole genome shotgun sequence DNA encodes the following proteins:
- the OGN gene encoding mimecan — protein sequence MTTFQTMFFLFFFVPLVKLVPPIQQESLNLYEYDTDIFEELFKQDYEDKSQDAIKKKGKDDMIVSPDSNIQLELQRDESVPKVPPTKDTDLATCLLCVCLSGSVYCEEIDIVAIPPLPKETSYLYARFNKIKRVAVSDFADIPTLRRINLSGNRIEEIEDGAFSKLLLLEELSLADNKLIRLPILPPKLITFNANYNRIKSRGIRANAFKKQTNLSYLYLAHNTLESVPLNLPESLRVLHLQFNNITSVTDDTFCKSNNTRYIRSRMDEIRMEGNPVILAKHPNAFSCLKTLPVGTY from the exons ATGACGACTTTCCAGactatgttttttttatttttctttgtgccTTTGGTGAAGTTAGTACCTCCAATTCAACAAGAGTCACTCAATCTTTATGAGTATGATACAGACATTTTCGAAGAACTGTTTAAACAAGATTATGAAGACAAATCCCAGGATGCAATAAAGAAAAAG GGAAAAGATGACATGATTGTTTCTCCTGACTCTAACATACAGCTGGAACTGCAGAGAGATGAGAGTGTACCTAAAGTACCACCAACCAAAGATACAG ATTTGGCCACTtgtctgctgtgtgtgtgtttaagtggATCGGTATACTGTGAAGAAATTGATATTGTTGCTATTCCCCCTCTGCCAAAGGAAACATCCTACCTTTATGCACGATTCAACAAAATAAAGAGAGTGGCAGTCTCAGATTTTGCTGATATTC CTACGTTAAGAAGAATTAATTTAAGTGGAAATAGGATAGAAGAAATTGAAGATGGTGCCTTTTCAAAGCTTCTGTTATTAGAAGAACTTTCACTTGCTGACAATAAACTGATAAGACTTCCAATTCTGCCCCCCAAACTAATTACATTTAATGCAAACTACAACAGAATTAAGAGTAGAGGTATCAGAGCAAATGCTTTCAAG AAACAGACCAATTTGTCATATCTCTATCTCGCACATAATACACTGGAATCTGTACCTCTTAACTTACCAGAGAGTCTGCGTGTTCTGCACCTTCAG tttaACAACATAACCTCAGTCACAGATGACACGTTCTGCAAATCCAACAACACACGTTATATCCGTTCGCGTATGGATGAGATAAGAATGGAAGGCAACCCAGTCATCTTGGCAAAGCATCCTAATGCTTTCTCTTGCTTGAAAACACTGCCTGTAGGAACATATTAA